One window from the genome of Thermodesulfobacteriota bacterium encodes:
- a CDS encoding glycosyltransferase, which produces MNITVIAIGSLGDVQPYLALGLGLEAAGHKVRFAACGNFEAFVQSRGLEFFPVRCDPRKWLESKQGIDWLKSGSDPIKFIRGLTRIMKPTMEESLEDSWVACQGADAIIYSLLAIGGYHIAEKLGIPSLIAALQPIRRTSAFPNVVLPEKFNFSGTVNILTHILAEQLFWQPFRGMVNEWRQNTLNLPPASFFGPWGSMAKKKYPYLFAYSQHVMPKPPDWGDWVHVTGYWFLGRPADWQPPTDLVDFLSDGPPPVYIGFGSTTESDPEALTEIVLKAVKLSGKRGILLSGWAGLSKDKLPDNVFALDAIPHDWLFPQMAAVVHHGGAGTTAAGLSAGVPNVVIASQAEMYFWGRRVSALGVGPYPILRRELTAERLADAISITTTDTTMKQRAAELGQRIRSEDGVANAIRAFHRHVASNPK; this is translated from the coding sequence ATGAACATTACCGTCATTGCAATCGGCTCGCTAGGCGATGTACAACCCTACCTTGCTTTAGGATTGGGATTAGAAGCCGCCGGCCATAAGGTTCGTTTTGCTGCCTGTGGTAATTTTGAGGCATTCGTCCAAAGCCGCGGGTTGGAATTCTTTCCGGTAAGGTGCGACCCGCGTAAATGGCTTGAGAGCAAGCAAGGAATAGACTGGCTCAAATCGGGCAGTGACCCGATTAAATTCATCCGGGGATTGACCCGTATTATGAAACCTACCATGGAGGAGTCACTGGAGGACTCATGGGTCGCCTGTCAGGGAGCAGACGCCATCATATATTCCCTTCTGGCGATCGGCGGTTACCACATTGCTGAAAAGCTAGGCATACCTTCTCTCATAGCAGCGCTACAGCCGATAAGACGTACCAGTGCTTTTCCCAATGTGGTACTACCGGAGAAATTTAATTTCTCGGGAACTGTCAATATATTGACCCACATTCTGGCCGAGCAGCTCTTCTGGCAGCCGTTTCGGGGGATGGTTAACGAGTGGAGGCAGAATACACTCAACTTGCCGCCTGCTTCCTTCTTCGGCCCCTGGGGAAGTATGGCGAAGAAAAAGTACCCCTACTTATTTGCATATAGCCAACACGTTATGCCCAAACCGCCGGATTGGGGCGATTGGGTACATGTAACCGGTTACTGGTTCCTCGGCCGCCCTGCCGACTGGCAGCCTCCTACGGACCTTGTTGATTTTCTGTCTGACGGGCCGCCTCCGGTTTATATCGGTTTTGGGAGCACGACCGAAAGCGACCCGGAGGCACTTACGGAAATAGTACTAAAGGCGGTAAAGCTGTCCGGTAAGCGAGGGATTCTACTTTCAGGATGGGCAGGATTGAGCAAAGACAAATTGCCGGACAACGTTTTTGCCTTAGATGCGATCCCTCACGATTGGCTATTCCCGCAAATGGCGGCAGTGGTGCACCACGGAGGGGCGGGGACAACCGCTGCCGGCCTGAGTGCCGGAGTACCAAATGTGGTTATAGCATCTCAGGCTGAGATGTATTTTTGGGGAAGGAGGGTTTCTGCATTAGGGGTTGGGCCATATCCGATTCTTCGCCGTGAATTAACGGCCGAACGCCTGGCGGATGCTATTAGCATTACCACTACTGACACTACTATGAAACAACGGGCAGCCGAATTAGGGCAACGGATACGGTCAGAGGATGGCGTGGCAAACGCCATTCGGGCTTTTCACCGGCATGTTGCTTCTAACCCAAAATAG